A window of the Methyloprofundus sp. genome harbors these coding sequences:
- a CDS encoding formylglycine-generating enzyme, whose product MRPKASISRADLLWGFAAVDKEQRQALAELLGFEEKVDKKQLVGEVTLNIQPISHTSYSTTLNLEVPEHVNSKRNINLPAYYRITKIQRDPNAEQNEKQDLRPEWLQHAKPDYFSKTELSIPQMHRRKPQYQPLVTWARLWPFLYQVLGAEKSSSKADLNKLVEQVAAGKVIRQVLRLLQQTWAEFAHILIDINEKNFPFRNDFFYLCQQLQHLRGEYGLDIQYVDDMPGGDVLRYQSGQAQRSAWQNPGANNPLLILSDLGMHAQSRRTLYDWLVFGQQLKQHGCRPVVLMPVAARDLDPRLLQYFTCVVWDRASQLKSLSLLPVQTSVPSTSTPIDLLTYFAAAVRVDTGLVRAIRHLLSVQYDIGHEVALWQNTAVHSVNEQWAWQVDRRIEHLQKLAKAILQLPSNKQQQLLKLMGQYHALLPEELYFEMMATFLQIEELRRLLPAEVQAATQAFMANLIKTYVVNSEHQGFNNYAQRYLARHDNAQCRATNKYTHALYVFATARQASNTQIEWPKDIKLADVHALLSIKQQAKTYLLRQQGQHLQLISKALLQQNSNDWEIGVTLASLLLTQQQIGSLQFTSNGEQHANVEMGELIDLGILNTGVYQLQVGQGIFSIEASLPLERAPWVFTQAMSVTTGSYVESQDQQGNVYRWYWHLPSWHQKQGALRGVWYSARPKTSIIPTWAESGGRDQYGIYADINVKGVELRMRWIEPGTFLMGSPENEAERHSWENQHQVTLTQGYWLADSTVTQELWVAVMGENPSHFKGDNLPVERVSWENAQTFITKLNKLQPLLHLCLPSEAQWEYACRAGTVTPFYFGDNISPEQVNYDGTEPYAKGKEGEYRQQTVPVKSLVVNSWGLYEMHGNVWEWCQDTWQAHLTESALDPLVVDSSDSRVVRGGSWNYFGWFVRSAMRSLNSPAKRFSNTGFRLARGHQAQPDRKSKSIPSGSLDRRVPEQRQSKLLDGIGKLLRRK is encoded by the coding sequence ATGCGACCCAAAGCAAGTATTAGTCGTGCTGATTTACTATGGGGTTTTGCGGCTGTTGATAAAGAGCAGAGGCAAGCGCTAGCTGAGCTATTAGGTTTTGAAGAAAAAGTTGATAAAAAGCAGCTAGTCGGAGAGGTTACTCTCAATATACAGCCCATATCGCATACTTCATACAGTACTACCTTAAATTTGGAAGTACCCGAACATGTTAATAGTAAAAGAAATATAAACCTACCTGCTTACTACCGCATCACTAAGATACAGCGCGACCCAAATGCTGAACAAAATGAAAAGCAAGACTTACGGCCAGAGTGGCTCCAACATGCTAAACCAGATTATTTCAGTAAAACTGAATTATCTATTCCGCAAATGCATCGCAGGAAACCGCAATATCAGCCCTTAGTGACTTGGGCGCGTTTATGGCCATTTCTCTATCAAGTACTCGGTGCTGAGAAGAGTAGCAGCAAAGCAGATTTAAATAAATTGGTAGAGCAAGTTGCTGCTGGTAAAGTAATACGACAAGTCCTGCGACTACTACAGCAAACGTGGGCTGAATTTGCACATATATTGATTGATATAAACGAGAAAAACTTTCCCTTTCGTAATGACTTTTTTTATCTATGTCAGCAACTGCAACATTTACGCGGTGAGTATGGTTTAGATATTCAATATGTGGATGATATGCCAGGCGGGGATGTATTGCGCTATCAAAGCGGCCAAGCACAAAGAAGTGCTTGGCAAAATCCTGGTGCCAATAATCCATTGCTTATTTTGAGTGATTTAGGAATGCATGCTCAATCACGACGCACATTGTATGACTGGTTAGTGTTTGGACAACAACTCAAACAACACGGCTGTCGCCCAGTGGTGTTAATGCCTGTCGCGGCGCGCGACCTCGATCCACGCTTATTGCAATATTTTACCTGTGTGGTTTGGGATAGAGCCAGCCAGCTCAAGTCGTTATCTTTATTGCCTGTTCAGACCTCCGTACCTTCGACTAGCACTCCCATAGATTTATTAACTTACTTCGCTGCGGCTGTGCGTGTTGATACAGGGTTGGTGCGTGCGATACGCCATTTATTATCAGTACAATATGATATAGGGCATGAGGTTGCCTTGTGGCAAAATACGGCTGTGCATTCTGTTAATGAGCAATGGGCTTGGCAAGTAGATAGGCGTATTGAGCACCTGCAAAAGCTGGCCAAAGCTATTTTGCAATTACCAAGTAATAAGCAGCAACAATTATTGAAACTTATGGGGCAATATCATGCACTGCTACCTGAAGAGTTATACTTTGAAATGATGGCGACATTTTTACAAATAGAAGAGCTTCGGAGATTATTACCAGCAGAAGTACAGGCGGCCACTCAGGCTTTTATGGCAAATTTGATTAAAACTTATGTCGTCAACTCAGAGCACCAAGGTTTCAATAATTATGCTCAGCGTTATTTAGCACGTCATGATAACGCACAGTGCCGCGCAACCAATAAATATACGCATGCTTTATATGTGTTTGCGACAGCAAGACAAGCAAGCAACACACAAATAGAGTGGCCAAAGGATATTAAACTGGCGGATGTGCATGCATTACTTAGCATTAAGCAGCAAGCTAAAACATATTTATTAAGGCAACAAGGGCAACACTTGCAATTGATTAGCAAAGCATTATTGCAACAGAATAGTAATGATTGGGAGATAGGAGTAACGTTAGCCAGTTTATTGCTAACTCAGCAGCAAATAGGGTCTTTACAGTTTACGAGCAATGGTGAACAACATGCCAATGTAGAGATGGGCGAACTAATTGACTTAGGCATACTGAATACGGGAGTGTATCAATTACAAGTTGGTCAAGGGATTTTTAGTATAGAAGCGAGCTTACCATTAGAGAGGGCACCGTGGGTATTTACGCAAGCAATGAGTGTTACCACAGGGAGTTATGTTGAAAGTCAGGATCAGCAAGGTAATGTATATCGTTGGTATTGGCACTTACCTAGTTGGCATCAGAAGCAGGGAGCACTGCGGGGTGTTTGGTATTCTGCTAGACCTAAAACAAGCATAATCCCCACTTGGGCAGAGAGTGGCGGCAGAGATCAATATGGCATTTATGCAGATATAAACGTTAAAGGTGTAGAGCTGCGTATGCGCTGGATAGAGCCAGGAACTTTTTTAATGGGTTCACCCGAAAATGAAGCTGAGAGGCATAGTTGGGAAAACCAACATCAAGTCACTTTAACGCAAGGTTACTGGTTAGCTGATAGTACCGTCACTCAAGAACTGTGGGTAGCAGTAATGGGAGAGAATCCGAGTCATTTTAAAGGGGATAACTTACCTGTTGAACGAGTAAGCTGGGAGAATGCACAAACCTTTATCACTAAATTAAATAAGCTACAGCCATTATTGCATCTCTGTTTACCAAGTGAAGCCCAATGGGAATATGCCTGTCGTGCAGGCACGGTGACTCCCTTTTACTTTGGTGATAATATTAGCCCTGAACAAGTGAATTATGACGGTACAGAGCCTTATGCAAAGGGAAAAGAAGGCGAGTATAGACAGCAAACAGTACCCGTAAAAAGCTTAGTAGTTAATAGTTGGGGCTTATACGAAATGCACGGTAACGTCTGGGAATGGTGTCAAGACACATGGCAGGCACATTTGACAGAGTCTGCACTAGATCCACTAGTCGTTGATAGTAGCGATAGCCGAGTTGTGCGTGGTGGTTCGTGGAACTACTTTGGCTGGTTCGTGCGTTCTGCTATGCGCAGCCTCAACTCGCCTGCTAAGCGTTTCAGCAATACCGGGTTTCGTCTTGCCCGAGGTCATCAAGCTCAGCCAGATAGGAAAAGTAAGTCTATTCCATCCGGCAGTTTAGACAGGCGCGTGCCGGAGCAGCGACAGTCTAAATTGCTGGATGGAATAGGAAAGTTATTGAGGAGAAAGTAA
- a CDS encoding transposase, IS4 family has protein sequence MVLMMRKSVKSVQNVVNEAMSWLDLPPVTASAYSQARYKLKHTAFIELNQTAIVETVYGGDGDYHKFWGFRVLAIDGSKVVLPNTEDVREEFGTISYSNGKDSEIIGQHPYALASVLYDVLNRVAIDARLGRARAYEIDLAVEHLAHTQAKDLLTMDRNYPSYRMLAELTQSRRDYVIRCSAASFAVARKMLKGEGKESQTATLKPCAEQMSIIRKLGLPVSLKVRFVRVKLSTGENEVLVTSLHNEKYYPSADFAELYYLRWGIETFYGLLKTRLGLENFTGTQAEAVKQDFHSSVYLTGLESILTDAAQKQLDAKETKYPQIVNRSVSFNAIKNHAFDLLLGDTETNFIEEKLTALFLTNPTIERKHRNPPRKKSSARRLLNFHKRQKKHCF, from the coding sequence ATGGTCTTAATGATGAGAAAAAGTGTTAAATCAGTGCAAAATGTAGTGAATGAAGCGATGAGCTGGCTAGATTTACCACCTGTAACGGCCAGTGCTTATTCGCAAGCACGTTATAAGCTTAAGCACACTGCATTTATAGAACTCAACCAAACCGCTATAGTTGAAACGGTGTATGGTGGTGATGGCGACTATCATAAATTCTGGGGTTTTCGGGTCTTGGCAATTGATGGTTCAAAAGTTGTTTTGCCGAATACAGAAGATGTCCGAGAAGAATTTGGCACGATTTCTTATTCAAATGGCAAGGATAGTGAAATAATAGGGCAGCATCCCTATGCACTCGCCTCGGTGCTCTATGATGTATTGAATCGAGTGGCAATTGATGCACGTTTGGGCAGAGCGAGAGCTTATGAAATTGATTTGGCGGTTGAGCATTTAGCTCATACACAAGCAAAAGATTTGTTGACGATGGACAGGAACTACCCATCTTATCGAATGCTGGCTGAATTGACTCAATCTCGGAGAGATTATGTTATTCGTTGTTCGGCGGCCTCGTTTGCAGTAGCAAGAAAAATGCTAAAAGGTGAAGGAAAAGAAAGCCAAACGGCAACACTTAAGCCTTGTGCTGAGCAAATGTCCATTATTCGTAAATTAGGCCTACCTGTTTCACTTAAGGTACGCTTTGTACGGGTTAAGTTGAGTACTGGTGAAAATGAAGTTTTAGTGACTTCCTTACATAATGAAAAGTACTATCCGAGTGCTGATTTTGCTGAGCTATATTATTTGCGCTGGGGAATTGAAACCTTTTATGGGTTGTTAAAAACTCGGTTAGGGCTGGAAAATTTTACGGGAACTCAGGCAGAGGCAGTGAAGCAGGATTTTCATTCAAGTGTATATTTAACGGGGCTTGAGTCAATATTAACGGATGCTGCACAGAAACAACTAGATGCCAAAGAAACAAAATACCCACAGATCGTTAACCGCTCGGTATCGTTTAATGCCATCAAAAATCATGCGTTCGATTTATTGCTTGGAGACACTGAGACCAACTTCATAGAGGAAAAGCTGACGGCACTATTTTTAACTAATCCCACCATTGAACGAAAGCACCGCAACCCGCCTCGTAAAAAATCATCTGCGAGGCGCTTGCTGAATTTTCATAAGCGGCAGAAAAAGCATTGTTTTTAA
- a CDS encoding formylglycine-generating enzyme encodes MQMKTYPQNFPEAWASAWGEDEFGLWMAFTYKNVQQIFRWIEPGTFLMGSPENEAERFGDEDQHQVTLTQGYWLADSTVTQELWMAVMGENPSHFKEDNLPVEQVNWDDAQVFITKLNKLQPLLNLCLPSEAQWEYACRAGTVTPFYFGENITPEQVNYKGTVPYAKGKQGEYRQQTVPVKSLAANSWGLYEMHGNVWEWCQDTWQEHLAESVRDPLVVDSSGSRVVRGGSWSNFGWFVRSAMRYRDSPAERDGSTGFRLALGHPVSSK; translated from the coding sequence ATGCAAATGAAAACTTACCCACAAAATTTTCCCGAAGCTTGGGCCAGTGCTTGGGGGGAGGATGAATTTGGCTTGTGGATGGCGTTTACTTATAAAAATGTACAACAAATTTTTCGCTGGATAGAGCCAGGTACTTTTTTAATGGGCTCACCCGAAAATGAAGCTGAGAGATTTGGTGATGAAGATCAACACCAAGTCACTTTAACGCAAGGTTATTGGCTGGCGGATAGCACTGTCACCCAAGAGCTGTGGATGGCGGTAATGGGAGAGAATCCGAGTCATTTTAAAGAGGATAACTTACCTGTTGAGCAAGTAAACTGGGATGATGCACAAGTATTTATCACTAAATTAAATAAGCTACAGCCCTTATTGAATTTATGTTTACCGAGTGAAGCCCAATGGGAATATGCCTGTCGTGCAGGGACGGTGACTCCCTTTTATTTTGGGGAAAATATCACCCCTGAACAAGTCAATTATAAAGGTACAGTGCCTTATGCAAAGGGAAAGCAAGGCGAGTATAGACAGCAAACAGTACCCGTAAAAAGCTTAGCAGCTAATAGTTGGGGCTTATACGAAATGCACGGTAACGTATGGGAATGGTGTCAGGATACATGGCAAGAACACTTAGCTGAGTCTGTGCGTGACCCACTAGTAGTTGATAGTAGCGGTTCCCGAGTTGTACGTGGTGGCTCGTGGAGCAACTTTGGCTGGTTCGTGCGTTCTGCTATGCGTTACCGCGACTCGCCAGCGGAGCGTGATGGCAGCACCGGCTTTCGTCTTGCCCTAGGTCATCCAGTTTCAAGTAAATAA